The Brachyhypopomus gauderio isolate BG-103 chromosome 2, BGAUD_0.2, whole genome shotgun sequence genome contains a region encoding:
- the evc gene encoding evC complex member EVC isoform X2 has protein sequence MPPDGSECSSDVVLQLTESLQIYSGLLTIAVVFGVFLGLIAAVVLHVFFLKPLFLQEKRFKGADPWKLLEVEGTDEETVESSSIGRKTVPSDAGKQTDPVNSDIAAFALKAKVVYPISQRYRPLADGASNPSLHEHPKPVPPDQGSTSSSSDAWLSQDGEEDDGSQFHSPGHASPGHASHTQQSLTFRRAECYLHTLCYPGCEGRVSLLFLTLQNLYVYTTQLQQEKWDISIHILRTLFSKENDHLNKHLQQLEEEIEQLKRNMPSELLPCEKRPGPSVCSTEAVEKTGTEKLEHKLHSALSFAKQLEEFCQHLDSCLPGDATQTTALTLMKNLLLVEEQVADTQAAIIKMLCDRLQWWEEFSGWLNIRTALLRREADIIMQLTAHLLEELTADGQLGFGHMEKLVSDLQTSMTEELQRCSNEIMEQTVKLVYEHCRKVDVRMRKMKKAQAREWIQKPDSYELQQQDPHQVVMELQWKHWKQRMDTELQQDRRISDDSCELWKKLFCHFSGSLTQLWRECLLCTLTASSALSEERCLSLLHSAELTLASQVQEEETRTHQHLHMLTQHLERARLAWSEEETLAKACLKHLGSQHMKVAMAMVSRQRDIQESDGLIKEKQRLLVVEIQQIFAARHFYNHTVKEMKRTQLKLPPDPQSLQQEFLSELETASEFLQGHAQFLIGHALANSVRLQLVASQAGNMATAVDTQKLRKAVCESVHVTEDSVTALIMNYYSQIQTIITAIQHGQHHQNTKVRDRWRKRRESVRTLHRELSNWSRKPHSAEFYKRVELQKRCCLSQYEEWECEDKAETEDLQRQTHLIREQLREEEDSFLSRLAVLARIPHGDMAENGVAGAQMTELPLMTTERPPSKP, from the exons ATGCCGCCTGACGGGAGCGAGTGTTCCAGCGACGTCGTCTTACAGCTCACAGAGTCTCTGCAGATATACTCGGGACTGCTCACCATCGCCGTGGTGTTCGGGGTGTTTTTGGGACTAATCGCTGCTGTTGTTTTGCACGTGTTCTTCCTAAAACCCCTTTTTCTTCAGGAAAAAAGG TTTAAAGGTGCTGACCCCTGGAAACtgctggaggtggaggggacAGACGAGGAAACTGTGGAAAGCAGCAGTATAGGAAGGAAGACGGTGCCTTCTGATGCa ggaaAGCAGACAGATCCTGTGAACAGTGACATAGCTGCATTTGCACTGAAGGCAAAAGTTGTTTATCCCATCAGTCAGAGATACAGA CCACTAGCTGATGGTGCCTCAAATCCCTCCCTGCATGAGCACCCCAAACCAGTTCCACCTGACCAGGGATCCACATCCTCGTCTAGCGATGCCTGGCTGAGCCAAGACGGGGAAGAGGACGACGGCAGTCAGTTTCACAGCCCAGGCCACGCCTCCCCAGGCCACGCctcccacacacagcagagccTCACCTTTAGGAGAGCTGagtgctacctgcacacactATGCTATCCTGG GTGTGAAGGCCGTGTGAGTCTGCTCTTTCTGACGCTGCAGAACCTTTATGTGTATACAACTCAACTACAGCAAGAGAAATGGGAT ATTTCTATCCATATTTTACGGACTCTGTTCAGCAAAGAGAATGACCATCTAAATAAGCACCTACAGCAGCTggaagag GAAATAGAGCAGCTGAAGAGAAATATGCCTTCTGAACTGTTACCCTGCGAGAAGAGACCAGGACCATCGGTCTGCTCCACTGAAGCCGTGGAGAAAACAGGAACGGAGAAACTGGAACACAAACTGCATTCA GCTCTGAGTTTTGCTAAACAATTAGAAGAGTTTTGTCAGCATCTTGACAGCTGTTTGCCTGGTGATgcaacacagacaacagcactcACACTAATGAAGAACCTGCTGttggtggaggagcaggtggcaGACACTCAGGCAGCCATCATAAAG atGCTGTGTGATAGGTTACAGTGGTGGGAGGAGTTTTCTGGTTGGCTAAACATTAGGACCGCCCTTCTGAGGCGTGAGGCAGATATTATAATGCAACTAACCGCTCATTTACTGGAGGAGCTTACAGCAGATGGACAGCTAGGATTTGGTCACATGGAGAAGTTGGTCAGTGATCTGCAGACTTCGATGACAGAAGAGCTACAGCGCTGCTCTAATG agattaTGGAACAGACAGTGAAATTGGTCTATGAGCACTGCAGAAAGGTGGATGTAAggatgaggaagatgaagaaggCTCAGGCCAGAGAGTGGATTCAAAAGCCTGATTCATATGAGCTTCAACAGCAGGATCCTCACCAGGTTGTCATG GAGCTGCAGTGGAAACACTGGAAACAGAGGATGGACACTGAGCTCCAGCAGGACAGGAGAATATCTGATGACTCGTGTGAGCTATGGAAG aagttattttgtcatttttctGGAAGTTTAACGCAACTGTGGAGAGAGTGTTTGCTCTGCACACTCACTGCAAGCTCTGCCCTCTCAGAGGAACGCTGTCTGTCCCTGCTGCACAGTGCAGAACTCACCCTGGCCAGCCAGGTGCAGGAAGAGGAGACTCGCACCCATCAGCACCTGCACATGCTTACACAGCACCTGGAGCGGGCTAGACTG GCTTGGTCAGAAGAGGAAACCCTGGCTAAAGCCTGCCTTAAACACCTAGGCAGTCAACACATGAAGGTTGCCATGGCAATGGTTTCCAGACAGAGGGATATTCAGGAAAG TGATGGGCTTATTAAGGAGAAACAGCGCCTCCTAGTGGTAGAGATCCAGCAAATTTTTGCTGCTCGACACTTCTACAACCATACTGTGAAAGAAATGAAACGTACACAGCTTAAGTTACCGCCAGATCCACAg AGCCTTCAGCAGGAGTTCCTGTCAGAACTGGAGACTGCCTCTGAATTCCTACAAGGACATGCCCAATTCCTAATTGGCCACGCCCTTGCCAACAGTGTTCGGCTGCAATTGGTAGCCTCACAGGCTGGTAACATGGCAACAGCAGTTGACACACAGAAG CTGAGGAAGgcggtgtgtgagagtgttcatgTAACGGAGGATTCTGTCACTGCGCTAATCATGAACTACTACTCCCAGATTCAGACTATTATCACAGCCATACAGCACGGGCAACACCACCAAAACACCA AGGTGAGGgacagatggagaaagagaagagagagtgtCAGAACTCTACACAGAGAGCTGAGCAACTGGTCCAGGAAGCCTCACTCTGCTGAGTTTTACAAGAG agttGAGCTGCAGAAGAGATGTTGTCTGTCTCAGTATGAGGAGTGGGAGTGTGAGGACAAGGCAGAGACAGAGGATCTGCAGCGTCAAACGCATCTAATCAGAGAGCAGCTCAGA GAAGAGGAAGACAGCTTCCTGTCTCGACTTGCAGTGCTAGCAAGAATTCCTCATGGTGACATGGCTGAAAACGGTGTTGCAG GTGCCCAGATGACTGAACTACCACTGATGACAACAGAAAGACCTCCATCTAAACCTTGA
- the evc gene encoding evC complex member EVC isoform X1, translating into MPPDGSECSSDVVLQLTESLQIYSGLLTIAVVFGVFLGLIAAVVLHVFFLKPLFLQEKRFKGADPWKLLEVEGTDEETVESSSIGRKTVPSDAGKQTDPVNSDIAAFALKAKVVYPISQRYRPLADGASNPSLHEHPKPVPPDQGSTSSSSDAWLSQDGEEDDGSQFHSPGHASPGHASHTQQSLTFRRAECYLHTLCYPGCEGRVSLLFLTLQNLYVYTTQLQQEKWDISIHILRTLFSKENDHLNKHLQQLEEEIEQLKRNMPSELLPCEKRPGPSVCSTEAVEKTGTEKLEHKLHSALSFAKQLEEFCQHLDSCLPGDATQTTALTLMKNLLLVEEQVADTQAAIIKMLCDRLQWWEEFSGWLNIRTALLRREADIIMQLTAHLLEELTADGQLGFGHMEKLVSDLQTSMTEELQRCSNEIMEQTVKLVYEHCRKVDVRMRKMKKAQAREWIQKPDSYELQQQDPHQVVMELQWKHWKQRMDTELQQDRRISDDSCELWKKLFCHFSGSLTQLWRECLLCTLTASSALSEERCLSLLHSAELTLASQVQEEETRTHQHLHMLTQHLERARLAWSEEETLAKACLKHLGSQHMKVAMAMVSRQRDIQESDGLIKEKQRLLVVEIQQIFAARHFYNHTVKEMKRTQLKLPPDPQSLQQEFLSELETASEFLQGHAQFLIGHALANSVRLQLVASQAGNMATAVDTQKEQLRKAVCESVHVTEDSVTALIMNYYSQIQTIITAIQHGQHHQNTKVRDRWRKRRESVRTLHRELSNWSRKPHSAEFYKRVELQKRCCLSQYEEWECEDKAETEDLQRQTHLIREQLREEEDSFLSRLAVLARIPHGDMAENGVAGAQMTELPLMTTERPPSKP; encoded by the exons ATGCCGCCTGACGGGAGCGAGTGTTCCAGCGACGTCGTCTTACAGCTCACAGAGTCTCTGCAGATATACTCGGGACTGCTCACCATCGCCGTGGTGTTCGGGGTGTTTTTGGGACTAATCGCTGCTGTTGTTTTGCACGTGTTCTTCCTAAAACCCCTTTTTCTTCAGGAAAAAAGG TTTAAAGGTGCTGACCCCTGGAAACtgctggaggtggaggggacAGACGAGGAAACTGTGGAAAGCAGCAGTATAGGAAGGAAGACGGTGCCTTCTGATGCa ggaaAGCAGACAGATCCTGTGAACAGTGACATAGCTGCATTTGCACTGAAGGCAAAAGTTGTTTATCCCATCAGTCAGAGATACAGA CCACTAGCTGATGGTGCCTCAAATCCCTCCCTGCATGAGCACCCCAAACCAGTTCCACCTGACCAGGGATCCACATCCTCGTCTAGCGATGCCTGGCTGAGCCAAGACGGGGAAGAGGACGACGGCAGTCAGTTTCACAGCCCAGGCCACGCCTCCCCAGGCCACGCctcccacacacagcagagccTCACCTTTAGGAGAGCTGagtgctacctgcacacactATGCTATCCTGG GTGTGAAGGCCGTGTGAGTCTGCTCTTTCTGACGCTGCAGAACCTTTATGTGTATACAACTCAACTACAGCAAGAGAAATGGGAT ATTTCTATCCATATTTTACGGACTCTGTTCAGCAAAGAGAATGACCATCTAAATAAGCACCTACAGCAGCTggaagag GAAATAGAGCAGCTGAAGAGAAATATGCCTTCTGAACTGTTACCCTGCGAGAAGAGACCAGGACCATCGGTCTGCTCCACTGAAGCCGTGGAGAAAACAGGAACGGAGAAACTGGAACACAAACTGCATTCA GCTCTGAGTTTTGCTAAACAATTAGAAGAGTTTTGTCAGCATCTTGACAGCTGTTTGCCTGGTGATgcaacacagacaacagcactcACACTAATGAAGAACCTGCTGttggtggaggagcaggtggcaGACACTCAGGCAGCCATCATAAAG atGCTGTGTGATAGGTTACAGTGGTGGGAGGAGTTTTCTGGTTGGCTAAACATTAGGACCGCCCTTCTGAGGCGTGAGGCAGATATTATAATGCAACTAACCGCTCATTTACTGGAGGAGCTTACAGCAGATGGACAGCTAGGATTTGGTCACATGGAGAAGTTGGTCAGTGATCTGCAGACTTCGATGACAGAAGAGCTACAGCGCTGCTCTAATG agattaTGGAACAGACAGTGAAATTGGTCTATGAGCACTGCAGAAAGGTGGATGTAAggatgaggaagatgaagaaggCTCAGGCCAGAGAGTGGATTCAAAAGCCTGATTCATATGAGCTTCAACAGCAGGATCCTCACCAGGTTGTCATG GAGCTGCAGTGGAAACACTGGAAACAGAGGATGGACACTGAGCTCCAGCAGGACAGGAGAATATCTGATGACTCGTGTGAGCTATGGAAG aagttattttgtcatttttctGGAAGTTTAACGCAACTGTGGAGAGAGTGTTTGCTCTGCACACTCACTGCAAGCTCTGCCCTCTCAGAGGAACGCTGTCTGTCCCTGCTGCACAGTGCAGAACTCACCCTGGCCAGCCAGGTGCAGGAAGAGGAGACTCGCACCCATCAGCACCTGCACATGCTTACACAGCACCTGGAGCGGGCTAGACTG GCTTGGTCAGAAGAGGAAACCCTGGCTAAAGCCTGCCTTAAACACCTAGGCAGTCAACACATGAAGGTTGCCATGGCAATGGTTTCCAGACAGAGGGATATTCAGGAAAG TGATGGGCTTATTAAGGAGAAACAGCGCCTCCTAGTGGTAGAGATCCAGCAAATTTTTGCTGCTCGACACTTCTACAACCATACTGTGAAAGAAATGAAACGTACACAGCTTAAGTTACCGCCAGATCCACAg AGCCTTCAGCAGGAGTTCCTGTCAGAACTGGAGACTGCCTCTGAATTCCTACAAGGACATGCCCAATTCCTAATTGGCCACGCCCTTGCCAACAGTGTTCGGCTGCAATTGGTAGCCTCACAGGCTGGTAACATGGCAACAGCAGTTGACACACAGAAG gAGCAGCTGAGGAAGgcggtgtgtgagagtgttcatgTAACGGAGGATTCTGTCACTGCGCTAATCATGAACTACTACTCCCAGATTCAGACTATTATCACAGCCATACAGCACGGGCAACACCACCAAAACACCA AGGTGAGGgacagatggagaaagagaagagagagtgtCAGAACTCTACACAGAGAGCTGAGCAACTGGTCCAGGAAGCCTCACTCTGCTGAGTTTTACAAGAG agttGAGCTGCAGAAGAGATGTTGTCTGTCTCAGTATGAGGAGTGGGAGTGTGAGGACAAGGCAGAGACAGAGGATCTGCAGCGTCAAACGCATCTAATCAGAGAGCAGCTCAGA GAAGAGGAAGACAGCTTCCTGTCTCGACTTGCAGTGCTAGCAAGAATTCCTCATGGTGACATGGCTGAAAACGGTGTTGCAG GTGCCCAGATGACTGAACTACCACTGATGACAACAGAAAGACCTCCATCTAAACCTTGA